The genomic segment CGGCCGTCGGGTTTGAGCACCCGCCGCATTTGCGCCAGGGAGGCGGCTACATCGGGAATGGTGCACAGGGCGAAGGTGACCACCACGGTATCCACACTGGCATCGGGCAGGGGAATGTCCTCCGCTCCTGCATTGATCAACTCCACCGCGAAGGGCAGGCCGCCCAGTCGTTGCCGGGCCAGCCTGAGCATGGGCTCGCCCGGGTCGATGCCAATCAGCTGTTCGACCTGGGCATGATCGTAGAAGGGCAGGTTATGGCCTGAGCCGACGCCGATTTCCAGGACCCGCCCCCGGGCCTGGGGCACCACCCCGGCCCGGCGCTCTCGGATCACCTCCTGGTTGCAGCCCCAGTCGATGAGGCGCGGCAGGATGTGGTTCTCGTAGAGCGACACGGCAGTTTCCTTTCAGCCCAGGAACAGCTTGTAGGCGGGATTGCGGCTCTCGTCCCAGTGCAGATAGCCCAGGGTCTTGAGGAAGTTTTTGAATGCCTTCATCTCGGCGCGGGGCACCTGCATGCCCACCAGGACCCTGCCGTAGTCGGCGCCATGGTTGCGGTAATGGAACAGGGAGATATTCCAACCCTGGCTCATGTGGTCGAGAAAATTCATCAGGGCGCCGGGGCGCTCGGGAAACTCGAATCGATAGAGCAGTTCGTCCTTGAGGGAAGGCGCATGGCCGCCGACCATGTGCCGCACATGGAGCTTGGCCATTTCGTCGTCGGTCAGGTCCAGGGCCGGCAGATCGTGACGGCGCAGGCTTTCCACCAGCTTCAGGGATTCAGCCCGGTGGGCCACCTGGACGCCGACGAAGACGTGGGCTTCCTTGACATCGGAGTAGCGATAGTTGAATTCGGTGATGGCGTGGCGGCCGATCAGGTTGCAGAAACGCTTGAAGCTGCCGGGTTTTTCCGGGATGGTCACGGCCAGCACGGCTTCCCGCTGTTCCCCCACCTCGGCCCGTTCGGCGACGAAGCGCAGCCGGTCGAAATTGGTGTTGGCTCCCGAGGCGATAGCCACCAGGGTTTTGCCCTTGAGCCGGTTCTTTTTGGCGTAGGCCTTGGCGCCGGCAATGGCCAGGGCGCCGGAGGGCTCCAGAATGGAACGGGTATCCTCGAACACGTCCTTGATGGCGGCGCAGATGGCGTCGGTGTCCACCAGGACGATGCCGTCGAGCAGTTCCCGGCAGAGACGGAAGGTTTCCTCGCCGACGAATTTCACTGCCGTACCATCGGCGAACAGCCCCACCTGGTCGAGTCGTATGCGCCGCCCCGCCTTGATGGAGCGGGCCATGGCATCGGCATCGATAGTCTCGACGCCGATCACCTTGATATCGGGCCGCAGGCGCTTGATATAGGCAGCAACGCCGGCGGCCAGGCCGCCGCCGCCGATGGGCACGAACACGGCATCGATGGTCTCCGGGTGCTGGCGCAGGATTTCCATGCCCACCGTGCCCTGGCCGGCGATCACGTCGGGATCGTCGTAGGGATGGACAAAGGTCAGGCCCTGTTTCTTTTCCAGGGCCTTGGCGTGGGTGTAGGCGTCGTCATAGGACTCGCCGGCCAGAACCACCTCGCCACCCCGTTTCCGCACCGCATCCACCTTGATCAGGGGGGTGGTGGTGGGCATCACGATCACCGCCCGGCAATTCATCCGTTGTCCTGCCAGGGCCACGCCCTGGGCATGATTGCCGGCGGAGGCGCAGATTACCCCGCGCTTGCGCTGGGCCGGCGTCAGATGGGCCATCTTGTTGTAGGCACCGCGCAGCTTGAAGGAAAAAACCGGCTGCATGTCCTCCCGCTTCAGCAGAATGCGGTTCTGGGCCCGGGAAGACAGATTGGAAGCCAGTTCCAGGGGCGACTCCACGGCCACATCGTAGACGCGGGCGTTGAGGATACGTTCGAGGTAATCGGGGTGCATGGGACAAGACGGGCAGGAAAGTGGGCAAAATGTAGCATAGGAGCCTGTGGCCCTATTGCCGGATTCAGATTTTCCCTTCGATACCATGGAAACACCCGAAATCAAACGACTTGCGCTGTGCCTCTTGCTACTTCTGTCCTTTCCGGTCTGGAGCCGGGCCGAAGCACCCAAGGATGCCCCGGCGCAGCTTGAAGCCCCGGCCCCTCGTCGGCCCCCCCTGGATGCGACCCCCCAGGCCCTGGAGCATCAATTGCAGTCCCTGCCCTGGGAACTGTTCCGTACCGTGGTGGAGTCCGAGCCCAAACTCAAGGCAGATGTGGATGCCTATGGCCCCCTGGGCTGGGCCTACATCCAGAAGAAATATCGTGCTCATCCCTGGTCTCGCAATCTCGAGCGTCTGGATCTGGAGCGGCGCCATCAGTTGGCGACGACGATCCAGACGTTGATGGAACGTGCCGGGAATGTCCCCCCCGAGGCAGCACCGGTCCAGTCAACAACGTCAGGCCGTCAGTGAATCTGGCCGATTTGATGGATTTTCTGTCTCGTCCCGAGTTGGGACTGACGGGCCTGTTCATTTCCAGCTTTCTGGCGGCCACACTGTTGCCGGGCGGATCCGAGCTGATTCTTTTCGCCCTGTTGCGTCTGCGTCCCGAAACCCTCGTGGTCGCTGTGATACTGGCCACTCTGGGTAACACCCTGGGAGGCATGAGTACCTGGTGGCTGGCCCGGCAACTGCCTGAACAGGCCCTGGCGCGGCTATCACCCCGTCACCTGCACTGGTTACGGCGCTGGGGTCCGGCTGCCCTGACCATGGCCTGGGCGCCCCTGGCGGGAGATGCTCTCTGTGCGGCGGCGGGCTGGCTGAGGTTGGCCGCCCTGCCCTGTGCCCTCTGGATGGGACTGGGTAAAGGACTGCGCTACAGCCTGGTGGCCGCAGGAGCGCTTGCCTACTGAGTGCTGTCCTTTGTTGCCTTGTTCGCGATGTGCCACCAGTAAGCGCCGACCCCAAACCCGGCCAGCCAGAGCCCGGCGATGGCTGCCCACCAGAAGCCGCTGGGTCCCCGGGCTGGTCCCAGGACGCCGCCCAAGCCCAGCATGACACCCCCGCCCAGGCCGACGCCCCACAGGGCCAGGGCATAAATCAGCATGGGTATGGCGGTCTTGCGGTAGCTGCGCAGTAAATAGACCGCCACGGCCTGGAGGGCGTCGGCCAGGTGGTAGAGCGCCACCAGCAACAGCAACTGACCCGTCAGGGTTTGCACGGCGCTATCTTGGGTGTAGAGGGAAGCGATCGTCTTGTTGCCGAAAGCAATCAGGGTGGCCAGGATCAGGGCACATCCCAGCCCCAGTTGCAGGCCCCGCAATCCAACCAACCGTGCTGCACCGGCTTCGCTCCGCCCCAGGGCCTGGCCAGCCAGCACTGCGGCGGCATGACCAATGGCCGTGGGCAGCATGAAGACCAGGGCTGCCAGGCTGGAGGCAATCTGATGGGCGCCCGACGCCACGGGACCGAAGCGGGCGATGAACAGAGCCATGAAGGTGAAGGCCGTGACATCCACCAGGAAGGTGGCGCCGATGGGCAGGCCCAGGCGGGCCAGGGCCGCCAGTCGCGTCCACTCAGGCCAGCTCCAGCGGGAAAACAGTCCATAGGGCCGATATGCCTCCTGACGGTAGCACCAAATCCAACTCAGAATGGCCAGTAACCAGGCAATGAGGCTCGACGCCACACCGCAACCAGCGGCTCCCAGGGGCGGCAGTCCGAGTTGCCCATGCATGAAGATCCAATTCAAGGGTAACTTCAGACCCAGGCCCAGCAGGTTCAGCACCATCACCGGGCGGGGCCGGCTTATGCCGGCGGAAAAGCCATAGAACACCCGGAAAAACAGGGCGGCAGGGGCACCCCAGGCCATGGCATCCAAGTAAGCCTGTACCTTGGATGCGACTTCCGGTGTCAGTTGGGCGATGGCCAGCAAGGGTTCGGGAAAAGTCAGCAAGGCTATGGTCAGTACTGCCAGTACCCCGGCCAGCCAAGCTGCCTGGCGTACCTGTTCCCCGATTTCTTCATACCGGCGGCCGCCCTGGAGGTGTGCCACTGTGGGCGAGAGGGCCAGCAGGATGCCGGTGACGGAGATGAACAGGGATGCGTAGATGGCGGCGCCAATGCCGACTGCGGCCAGATCGATGGAAGACAAATGGCCGGCCATCAAGGTGTCGATCAGGCCATTGGCCATGACCGCCACCTGGGCCACGAAAACCGGCCAGGCCAGGCGTATCAAGTCACGCATGGATTTGTCGTTCGTCAAATTAGGTCGATCCATTTTCGGGGGATGGCAGTTATTACGGGGCCGAGTGTGTGAAAAAGACAACGAAGGTAGGGAACTTTTTTCTTTTTATCGTGATGAGGCCCAGGGGAGAGAGTAGAAAACAAATTATGTGGGCTAGAATTCCCACAAAACTTATACGGTTATGAATCAACTTTAACGGAGATCCTCATGATTCATCACAGATTTGGTTCCTCGCTCATGTCCAGCATGATCGTCATGGTTGCAGCGCTGGCATTCGCCCCGGTTGCCCTGGCGGCGGATTTTGACGAGGCTGCCGCCAAGGCCCTGGCCAAGCGCAATGACTGCTTCAAGTGCCACGCGGTCGACAAGACCAAGAAGGGGCCCTCCTACAAAAAGATTGCTGCCAAGTACAAGGGCAAGCCCGACGGCGAGGAGAAGGCGATCAAGAACATCACCACGGGACCCAAGGTCAAGCTGGAGGACGGCACCGAGGAAGATCACAAGATCATTGACACCAAGGATTCGAAGGAACAGAAAAATCTGGTGCATTGGATTCTTGCGCAATAAATGAATCAGCAATGATGGGGTGTCATGGCGGCACCCCATATCGAGTTAACAGGCAAGAGGGAGAATGAAATGAAACTTCTACGACAGGCACTGACCTTGTGCGCATTTGCCGGCCTTCTGGGCGGGGTGTCTTCCGCGATGGCCGTGGAGAACCCCAAGGCAGCGGAAAAGAAGACGGTCAAGAAGGATCTGGTACTGAAGGATGATGCCCGTTGCACGGAGTGTCATGACGAGGCAGATTCTCCCGAAATACTGCGGGTAGGCAAGACCAAGCATGGTACGGTGGCCGATGGCCGTACCCCCACCTGTAGCAATTGTCATGGCGACAGTAACGCCCACGTGGATTACAAGGGCAGCGACAAGCCGCCCAAGCCGGATGTGACTTTCGGCAAGAAGAGCAAGACGCCGGTCGAGGCCAAGAACGAGGCCTGCTTGAGCTGCCATCAGGGCGGCAACCGGATCAGTTGGCAGTCCAGCAGCCACAGCATGCGTGGCGTTGCTTGCACCTCCTGCCATCAGGTTCATAACGGCCATGACAAGGTGCGGGACAAGACGGAACAAACCGAGGTCTGCTACACCTGTCACAAGGAACAGCGGGCACAGATGAATCGAGCCTCCCACCATCCGGTTCCGGAGGGCAAGATGGGCTGTTCCTCCTGCCACAATGTTCATGGCAGCAATCACAAGCAACTGGTCAAGGCCAGCACCAACGAGACCTGCTATACCTGCCACATGGAAAAGCGGGGCCCCTTCGTGCATAACCACGAACCGGTATCCGAGGATTGTGGCATCTGCCACCAGCCCCATGGCACTAATCTGGCCAACCTGTTGAAGTCCCGGCCGCCCATGTTGTGTATCCAGTGTCACGGTCCGGACAGCCACCCGTCCCAGCCACCGGCCCTGCTGGTGGGTGCGTCGACGCTGAGTTACAACACCAATGCACGCGCTGGTTTCGGTACGGATGCGCGGGGTTGCCTGAACTGCCATACCAATATCCATGGTGGCAACAGCACCCAGACCAACGCCACCGCTGAGCGTTTCCGCCGCTGATTAGGATAGAGGGAGAGAATCATGAACAAACACTTCACTTCCAGGCTGACAATCATTGCTGCCGCCTTGATGACGGTCTATGGCCAAGCCCAGGCTGAGGATGACGAGGTTCGTCAGTACTCCAAGCCCGACAGCTCCATTTCCATCGGCGTTGGTGGCACCCAGGGTGACCGCGAGCAGATGGGTAAATATGATGGGGTGACCGGGGATGACACCCATGCCCTGGTCGACGTGGATATCCGCAAGCGGGATGATACGACCGGTACTTGGCTCAAGTTCTCCACGCACAACCTGGATTACGAGAATCGTGAACTGAAGGCCGAATACGAGCAGCAGGGCAACTGGGGCGTCTCCCTGGAGTACAACCAGACTCCGAGTCGCAATCCCAATGCTATCAAGACAGGTGTCTGGGGTGTCGGTTCCAATACATTGACTTACGGCGGCATTGGCACCACCACGGCGACCGCTCAGGCGGCTCTGAACCCAGCCACGGGCGACGTGCATCTGAGCACTCGGCGGGATACCACAACCCTGAGTATCGTCAAGCATCTGATGCCCAACCTGTCCTTCAACTTCTCGTTCAAGAATGAGGACAAAACGGGTAGCCGGGCCTGGGGCCGGGGCGTTAACCCGGAATTTGCCGCCGAGCCCATCAACTGGAACATCCGGCAGATCGATGGCATCCTGAACTACGCGGACAAGGTCTTGCAATTGTCCGGTGGCTTCTCGGGTAGCTGGTTCTCCAATGCCAATTCCTTCGTGGACACCATTGGCGGCTCTCAGCTCAATCAGACAGCGTCCACTACAAACGCAGCAGGCCATACCTTCATCTCCCTGCCTCTGGACAACCAGGCCTACCAGCTCTTCCTGGATGGTGGCTACAACTTCAGCAAGACCACACGGGGGACCTTCAAGGCTTCCTACACCCATGGTACCCAGAATGCGTCTCTGAGCCCCATCACCAATGCCTTGCTGAATTCGGGGGCTAGGGGAACCAACGGCTTTATTCCCTTCTCCGGTGCCCAGGAAGGCCTGGATGGCGAGGTCAACACCAAACTGATGGAAATCGGTCTTTCGGCCCGCCCCATCAGCAAGCTGTCCCTGGTGGCCAACTTGCGCTACCAGGACCGGGAGGACAAAACCCCGATGCGCGCCTTTGGTCGTTACTGGACCTATCGGTGCAGCACCACCGGCACCACCACCTATTATCTGGGTTCGCTCCCGACCAGCGCCAACTGCGCCAGTGGAACTGCCAATACCATTTCTGCCAGCCCTACGGAGATCGACAACAATCCCCGGGACTTCAAGAACCTGGCAGGCAAGCTGGAGGCCACCTATCAGTTGCCCGAAGGCTACAACCTGACCGCGGGTTACAACTACGACAAGCGGGAGCGGGGTTTCGAGATCGATCCTACTGCGGGCGAGTATCTGGGCGTGGTCAAGATGCGTGGCAAGACCGAAGAGGATACCTGGCGCCTGCAACTGTCCAAGGCAGTCTCGGAGACGGTCAGTGGCAGTATTTCCTACCTGCACAGCAAGCGTGACGGCTCCACTTGGCACGTCGCTGAAGGCGCGGCCGATGCGGATCATCCCATCAACTTCGTCAATCCCGCACCCTATGCCGATCGCAAGCGCAACCAGTGGCGCGTGATGCTGGACTGGGCCCCGACGGATGCCCTGTCCCTGCAGCTGAACATGGAGCATGCCAAGGACGAATATGGCGCTGGCAAGTCCGGACTGCATGACGGCAAGACGCAACTGGTGTCCCTGGACGGCTTCTACAATATCAGTCCGGACTGGCAGCTGAACGGCTGGTTGTCCCACGATACTAACGAGTCCCACACCATCGGCTATACCTACGATACTCGTACCACTACGCCGATCAATTGGGCTTGTACCAGTGCACCGGGTGCGACCATCTCTGCCGGTTGCACGACGGACCTGATCTGGGACGCCAACCTGAAGGATGTTGGCAATTCCATCGGTCTGGGCCTTAAGGGCAATGCGACGGCCAAGCTGAAGCTGGGGGGCAACGTGCAATGGACTCGCAACAAGAGTGAATATCCCATTGCCTCCAATGTCCCAACTTACTACTCGGGTACCTTGGCTGTGCCGACATCACTGTCCAAGCAGGGGCTGCCTGATATCACCACCACCCTGACCCGTCTGGCCTTGTACGGCGAATATGCCCTGGACAAGAACTCGGACATCCGGGTGGATTTGGTGCATGAGCGCTGGAAGTCCGATGACTGGACCTTCATGGAATGGAACGCCGCCGGCACCAGCCTGGTTCCCTTCACCTACATGGATGGTACGACGGTGACGGCTAACCAAGATCAATCGGCG from the Denitratisoma oestradiolicum genome contains:
- a CDS encoding c-type cytochrome, encoding MIHHRFGSSLMSSMIVMVAALAFAPVALAADFDEAAAKALAKRNDCFKCHAVDKTKKGPSYKKIAAKYKGKPDGEEKAIKNITTGPKVKLEDGTEEDHKIIDTKDSKEQKNLVHWILAQ
- a CDS encoding MATE family efflux transporter, translating into MRDLIRLAWPVFVAQVAVMANGLIDTLMAGHLSSIDLAAVGIGAAIYASLFISVTGILLALSPTVAHLQGGRRYEEIGEQVRQAAWLAGVLAVLTIALLTFPEPLLAIAQLTPEVASKVQAYLDAMAWGAPAALFFRVFYGFSAGISRPRPVMVLNLLGLGLKLPLNWIFMHGQLGLPPLGAAGCGVASSLIAWLLAILSWIWCYRQEAYRPYGLFSRWSWPEWTRLAALARLGLPIGATFLVDVTAFTFMALFIARFGPVASGAHQIASSLAALVFMLPTAIGHAAAVLAGQALGRSEAGAARLVGLRGLQLGLGCALILATLIAFGNKTIASLYTQDSAVQTLTGQLLLLVALYHLADALQAVAVYLLRSYRKTAIPMLIYALALWGVGLGGGVMLGLGGVLGPARGPSGFWWAAIAGLWLAGFGVGAYWWHIANKATKDSTQ
- a CDS encoding YqaA family protein codes for the protein MDFLSRPELGLTGLFISSFLAATLLPGGSELILFALLRLRPETLVVAVILATLGNTLGGMSTWWLARQLPEQALARLSPRHLHWLRRWGPAALTMAWAPLAGDALCAAAGWLRLAALPCALWMGLGKGLRYSLVAAGALAY
- a CDS encoding class I SAM-dependent methyltransferase, encoding MSLYENHILPRLIDWGCNQEVIRERRAGVVPQARGRVLEIGVGSGHNLPFYDHAQVEQLIGIDPGEPMLRLARQRLGGLPFAVELINAGAEDIPLPDASVDTVVVTFALCTIPDVAASLAQMRRVLKPDGRLLFAEHGRAPDPGVQRWQDRVNPLWRKVFGGCNVNRDVSLLLREGGFRIGESHSGYAERTPRIAGYMSTGIAFPV
- a CDS encoding MtrB/PioB family decaheme-associated outer membrane protein; this translates as MNKHFTSRLTIIAAALMTVYGQAQAEDDEVRQYSKPDSSISIGVGGTQGDREQMGKYDGVTGDDTHALVDVDIRKRDDTTGTWLKFSTHNLDYENRELKAEYEQQGNWGVSLEYNQTPSRNPNAIKTGVWGVGSNTLTYGGIGTTTATAQAALNPATGDVHLSTRRDTTTLSIVKHLMPNLSFNFSFKNEDKTGSRAWGRGVNPEFAAEPINWNIRQIDGILNYADKVLQLSGGFSGSWFSNANSFVDTIGGSQLNQTASTTNAAGHTFISLPLDNQAYQLFLDGGYNFSKTTRGTFKASYTHGTQNASLSPITNALLNSGARGTNGFIPFSGAQEGLDGEVNTKLMEIGLSARPISKLSLVANLRYQDREDKTPMRAFGRYWTYRCSTTGTTTYYLGSLPTSANCASGTANTISASPTEIDNNPRDFKNLAGKLEATYQLPEGYNLTAGYNYDKRERGFEIDPTAGEYLGVVKMRGKTEEDTWRLQLSKAVSETVSGSISYLHSKRDGSTWHVAEGAADADHPINFVNPAPYADRKRNQWRVMLDWAPTDALSLQLNMEHAKDEYGAGKSGLHDGKTQLVSLDGFYNISPDWQLNGWLSHDTNESHTIGYTYDTRTTTPINWACTSAPGATISAGCTTDLIWDANLKDVGNSIGLGLKGNATAKLKLGGNVQWTRNKSEYPIASNVPTYYSGTLAVPTSLSKQGLPDITTTLTRLALYGEYALDKNSDIRVDLVHERWKSDDWTFMEWNAAGTSLVPFTYMDGTTVTANQDQSATFLGVRYIYKFQ
- a CDS encoding DmsE family decaheme c-type cytochrome — translated: MKLLRQALTLCAFAGLLGGVSSAMAVENPKAAEKKTVKKDLVLKDDARCTECHDEADSPEILRVGKTKHGTVADGRTPTCSNCHGDSNAHVDYKGSDKPPKPDVTFGKKSKTPVEAKNEACLSCHQGGNRISWQSSSHSMRGVACTSCHQVHNGHDKVRDKTEQTEVCYTCHKEQRAQMNRASHHPVPEGKMGCSSCHNVHGSNHKQLVKASTNETCYTCHMEKRGPFVHNHEPVSEDCGICHQPHGTNLANLLKSRPPMLCIQCHGPDSHPSQPPALLVGASTLSYNTNARAGFGTDARGCLNCHTNIHGGNSTQTNATAERFRR
- the ilvA gene encoding threonine ammonia-lyase, biosynthetic, producing MHPDYLERILNARVYDVAVESPLELASNLSSRAQNRILLKREDMQPVFSFKLRGAYNKMAHLTPAQRKRGVICASAGNHAQGVALAGQRMNCRAVIVMPTTTPLIKVDAVRKRGGEVVLAGESYDDAYTHAKALEKKQGLTFVHPYDDPDVIAGQGTVGMEILRQHPETIDAVFVPIGGGGLAAGVAAYIKRLRPDIKVIGVETIDADAMARSIKAGRRIRLDQVGLFADGTAVKFVGEETFRLCRELLDGIVLVDTDAICAAIKDVFEDTRSILEPSGALAIAGAKAYAKKNRLKGKTLVAIASGANTNFDRLRFVAERAEVGEQREAVLAVTIPEKPGSFKRFCNLIGRHAITEFNYRYSDVKEAHVFVGVQVAHRAESLKLVESLRRHDLPALDLTDDEMAKLHVRHMVGGHAPSLKDELLYRFEFPERPGALMNFLDHMSQGWNISLFHYRNHGADYGRVLVGMQVPRAEMKAFKNFLKTLGYLHWDESRNPAYKLFLG